From a region of the Enterobacter cancerogenus genome:
- a CDS encoding fimbria/pilus outer membrane usher protein has product MNNTTPRLMIILLTLLQAHCLRSAEAREVFNTHALEIDNPGQPVADLSAFAESDGQLPGTYRVTVYVNSEKQGEAQDIAFVAGPDKKLTAQITPAMLKAWGVKTDVFPALAALPLDKPLDDIGRFIPMAATDLRFSKLQLNVSIPQAAMNASARGWVDPSEWDEGVPAALLNYNLSGSNTWRDGENGSDDNYYANLQSGINLGAWRLRNYSTWNYDEDSGSHWDSVNTYLQRDIQRLKGQLTLGDSYTPSDIFDSVQFRGAQLASDDNMLPDSLRGFAPIIRGIAQSSAQVTIKQNGYIIYQSYVAPGAFTISDLYPTSGSGNLEVTIKEADGSERTFVQPFSAVPIMQREGRLKYALTAGKYRSGNDDSDEPEFGQVTAIYGLPYAITLYGGTLYSQDYQSGAAGLGFGLGELGSLSADITAAHTTLNNDDSHNGQSYRVQYSKDFQTTDTSFTLAAYRYSTAGFYTFQEANDLRADSDDGWRMTYNKRQRLQLDLSQSIGSYGSFFVSGYQQDYWQEDGYERTLSTGWNGNIDGISYSVTYSYSDYPESTQPADQQLAFNVQVPLSRFMPNAWVSYSVNTAKHGDTRQQVGLNGTALADNNLSYSLQQSYTNHGVGGSGNISADYKGGQGEITGGYNYDDDTQQVNYGLRGGIVAHPHGITLSQPLGQSLAIVNAPGADDTKVQNNTGVYTDWRGYAVVPYVNPYKKNRIALDTSTLGDEVDIDTAVQTVTPTQGAVVMADFNTRVGRRVLMTLYYRGLPVPFGAQAKLKEGGSGIVGDDGQVYLTGVPQEGEIAVNWNGVQQCAVHYRLPEQENQPPVITVTQECQETVK; this is encoded by the coding sequence ATGAACAACACGACGCCACGTCTGATGATTATCCTGCTGACGCTGCTTCAGGCACACTGTTTGCGCAGTGCCGAGGCCCGTGAGGTCTTCAACACCCACGCGCTGGAAATTGATAACCCCGGCCAGCCGGTCGCGGATTTGTCGGCCTTTGCCGAATCCGACGGTCAGCTTCCCGGCACCTACCGGGTGACGGTGTATGTGAACAGCGAAAAACAGGGAGAAGCGCAGGACATTGCCTTTGTCGCCGGGCCGGATAAAAAGCTCACCGCGCAGATAACGCCCGCCATGCTGAAAGCCTGGGGCGTGAAAACCGACGTCTTCCCCGCGCTGGCGGCGTTGCCGCTGGATAAGCCTCTGGACGACATTGGCCGCTTTATCCCGATGGCCGCCACCGACCTGCGCTTCAGCAAACTCCAGCTTAACGTCAGTATTCCGCAGGCGGCGATGAATGCCAGCGCGCGTGGCTGGGTGGACCCGTCCGAGTGGGACGAAGGCGTGCCCGCCGCGCTGCTGAACTACAACCTCAGCGGCAGCAACACCTGGCGCGACGGGGAAAACGGTTCGGACGATAACTACTACGCCAACCTGCAAAGCGGTATCAACCTCGGCGCGTGGCGGCTGCGCAACTATTCGACCTGGAACTACGACGAGGACAGCGGCAGCCACTGGGACTCGGTGAACACATACCTTCAGCGGGATATTCAGCGCCTGAAGGGACAGCTGACGCTCGGCGACAGCTACACGCCGTCGGATATCTTCGACAGCGTCCAGTTTCGTGGCGCGCAACTGGCCTCTGACGACAATATGCTGCCGGACAGCCTGCGCGGGTTCGCCCCGATTATCCGCGGCATCGCCCAGTCCAGTGCCCAGGTGACCATTAAGCAAAACGGCTACATCATCTACCAGAGCTACGTTGCCCCCGGCGCGTTCACCATCAGCGACCTCTACCCGACCTCCGGCAGCGGCAACCTGGAAGTGACCATCAAAGAGGCTGACGGCAGCGAGCGCACCTTCGTCCAGCCGTTCTCGGCGGTGCCGATCATGCAGCGTGAAGGCCGCCTGAAATATGCCCTCACCGCCGGGAAATACCGCAGCGGCAACGACGACAGCGATGAACCGGAGTTCGGCCAGGTCACGGCGATTTACGGCCTGCCGTATGCCATCACCCTTTATGGCGGCACACTCTATTCGCAGGACTATCAGTCCGGGGCGGCGGGACTGGGTTTTGGCCTCGGTGAACTCGGCTCGCTTTCCGCCGATATCACCGCCGCGCATACCACGCTGAATAACGACGACAGCCACAACGGCCAGTCGTACCGGGTGCAGTACTCGAAAGATTTTCAGACCACCGACACCAGCTTTACGCTGGCAGCCTACCGCTACTCCACCGCCGGGTTTTACACCTTCCAGGAGGCGAACGACCTGCGGGCAGACAGCGACGACGGCTGGCGGATGACGTACAACAAACGTCAGCGCCTTCAGCTTGACCTCAGCCAGAGTATCGGTAGCTACGGCTCGTTTTTTGTTTCCGGCTACCAGCAGGATTACTGGCAGGAGGACGGCTATGAACGCACTCTGAGCACTGGCTGGAACGGCAACATCGACGGCATCAGCTACAGCGTGACGTACAGCTACAGCGACTACCCGGAGAGCACTCAGCCCGCCGACCAGCAGCTGGCGTTCAACGTCCAGGTGCCACTCAGCCGCTTTATGCCGAATGCCTGGGTGAGCTACAGCGTCAACACCGCGAAACATGGCGACACCCGCCAGCAGGTGGGGCTGAACGGCACGGCGCTTGCCGATAACAACCTGAGCTACAGCCTCCAGCAGAGCTACACCAACCACGGCGTGGGCGGCTCCGGCAATATCAGCGCCGACTACAAAGGCGGACAGGGTGAAATCACCGGCGGCTACAACTACGACGACGACACGCAGCAGGTCAACTACGGCCTGAGAGGCGGCATTGTCGCCCATCCGCACGGCATCACGCTGTCCCAGCCGCTCGGCCAGTCGCTGGCGATTGTCAACGCGCCCGGCGCGGATGACACGAAGGTGCAGAACAATACCGGGGTCTATACCGACTGGCGCGGCTATGCGGTGGTGCCGTACGTCAACCCGTACAAGAAAAACCGTATCGCGCTGGATACCAGCACGCTCGGCGACGAGGTGGATATCGACACCGCCGTGCAGACGGTGACGCCAACGCAGGGCGCGGTGGTGATGGCCGACTTCAACACCCGCGTCGGGCGGCGCGTGCTGATGACGCTGTATTACCGCGGGCTGCCGGTGCCGTTTGGCGCACAGGCGAAGCTCAAAGAGGGCGGCAGCGGGATCGTGGGTGATGACGGCCAGGTGTACCTCACCGGCGTACCGCAGGAAGGCGAGATTGCGGTGAACTGGAACGGGGTACAGCAGTGCGCGGTGCATTACCGACTGCCGGAACAGGAAAACCAGCCACCGGTGATCACGGTGACCCAGGAATGCCAGGAGACAGTGAAATGA
- a CDS encoding fimbrial biogenesis chaperone, with the protein MNRYADVMLALVLAFLSVQAQAGIVIGGTRVIYDGDKKETAASVRNPEKSGVYLVQSWVDSGEQGGKAPFIVTPPLFRINPDEENMLRIVRTGGNLPQDRESVFWLNVKSIPATDDSRPRTNVLQVVVKSRLKLFFRPAGLEGQPESAYHQLSVARSGNHLTVSNPTPYYVTLFTLKVDGQEIKEADMVPPKGSASFTLPSARASRVTWQAISDYGGISQTESRTL; encoded by the coding sequence CGTGATGCTGGCGCTGGTGCTCGCTTTCCTGAGCGTGCAGGCGCAGGCCGGGATTGTGATTGGCGGGACGCGCGTGATTTATGACGGGGATAAAAAAGAGACGGCCGCTTCGGTGCGTAACCCGGAGAAATCGGGCGTCTATCTGGTGCAAAGCTGGGTGGACAGCGGCGAGCAGGGCGGCAAAGCGCCGTTCATCGTCACCCCACCGCTGTTTCGCATCAATCCCGATGAAGAGAACATGCTGCGCATTGTGCGCACCGGGGGCAACCTGCCGCAGGACCGGGAGTCGGTGTTCTGGCTGAACGTGAAATCGATCCCCGCCACCGACGACAGCAGGCCGCGCACCAACGTGCTGCAGGTTGTGGTCAAGTCGCGCCTGAAGCTGTTTTTCCGACCGGCCGGGCTGGAAGGACAACCGGAGAGCGCGTATCACCAGCTGAGCGTCGCCCGCAGCGGCAATCATCTTACCGTCAGTAACCCCACGCCGTATTACGTCACGCTGTTCACCCTGAAGGTTGACGGGCAGGAGATCAAAGAGGCGGATATGGTGCCGCCCAAAGGCAGTGCCAGCTTCACGCTACCGTCCGCGCGCGCATCCCGCGTGACCTGGCAGGCCATCAGCGACTACGGCGGCATCAGCCAGACCGAAAGTCGTACGCTGTGA
- a CDS encoding fimbrial protein, translated as MTVWRIIILLVGIAFCQTSWAFCTATGSFSISPGTVIVQRDATVGQPISDWLMSNQGVAYQDCNYDGTPQYAIVAGIKNTGAKASITWNGEAVFKTNVPGVGYVFEGRNSVDSTPLPESWSGIASGQSQVFTLQISHSTGYHPSINDQARVRLIKTGDITPGALSGSPGRFIAGTRENGQWSTELPITFSGGQIDTIACAVTTPDVSVELGQHKKAEFSGPGSTTGWQTFVIRLDCDKSARINVQIDATQDPSSAAGVIKLDSAPGDMAATGVGVQLYFTPDDSAVQFGQSRYYYTSSYGGSETVQLKARYYQTTSAITAGTANATATFTLTYK; from the coding sequence ATGACGGTATGGCGCATAATTATTCTGCTGGTGGGCATCGCTTTCTGCCAGACATCGTGGGCGTTTTGTACGGCTACAGGAAGTTTTTCAATCAGCCCCGGCACGGTGATTGTCCAGCGGGACGCGACGGTGGGGCAGCCCATCAGCGACTGGCTGATGTCCAACCAGGGCGTAGCCTATCAGGACTGTAATTATGATGGCACCCCGCAATACGCCATCGTTGCCGGTATCAAAAACACGGGCGCGAAAGCCAGCATCACCTGGAACGGTGAGGCGGTTTTCAAGACCAACGTGCCGGGCGTGGGGTATGTGTTTGAAGGTCGCAACTCCGTGGACAGTACACCGTTACCGGAGAGCTGGAGCGGTATTGCCAGCGGACAGTCGCAGGTGTTCACGCTCCAGATTAGCCACAGTACGGGTTACCATCCCTCGATCAACGATCAGGCGCGGGTCCGCCTGATTAAAACCGGTGACATTACCCCCGGTGCGCTGAGTGGTTCACCCGGGCGTTTTATTGCCGGTACCCGGGAGAACGGGCAGTGGTCAACGGAACTGCCGATCACCTTTTCCGGCGGGCAAATTGATACGATTGCCTGTGCAGTCACGACGCCCGATGTCAGCGTCGAGTTAGGCCAGCATAAAAAGGCTGAGTTCTCCGGACCGGGCTCAACCACCGGCTGGCAGACGTTCGTGATCAGACTGGACTGCGACAAAAGTGCCCGTATCAACGTCCAGATTGACGCCACTCAGGATCCGTCCAGTGCTGCGGGCGTGATAAAACTGGACAGCGCGCCGGGTGATATGGCCGCAACGGGGGTGGGCGTGCAGCTCTACTTTACACCGGATGACAGCGCGGTGCAGTTTGGTCAGAGCAGGTACTACTACACCTCGTCGTACGGAGGATCTGAGACGGTACAGCTTAAGGCGCGCTACTACCAGACCACGTCGGCGATAACGGCAGGCACGGCCAACGCCACGGCGACCTTTACGCTGACCTATAAATAG